The [Bacillus] selenitireducens MLS10 genome includes a region encoding these proteins:
- a CDS encoding bifunctional diguanylate cyclase/phosphodiesterase — MNEPYGVFDPSQFADLVEQSSDLIQCADKNGDFLYVNQSWCNTLGYTKKEALTLTVEDVFHPDSVAHCKSIFKRVLAGLSVGEVEAAFITKSGERLDVQGYIDSKWDDSGNPCYTRATFRDITDKKRLEKQNEDFRLRLVESNELHQLLSTVMTNAVELDNREFDDRITDALRAFGRFVSVDRAYIFHYDFILDMTSNTHEWCEEGIEPQIDQLQKIPLNDIPDWVNRHRAGEEVMINNIYLLPEHDRVRQILEPQGVKSILTVPMMRKGICFGFVGFESVSDYHPFSEIEKKILLQLSHFLLNVLERKRISDDLSHSNRQLQTIMDSQSELVCKFDRDCNLSFTNRAFQQTLQAKSEEQDLSHLSSYMDEESFETLKEHINMLVETGQPKTLRISAYGHADTLIIEWNVYVTRYHDGAVSEFISVGYDVTEKEKLENQLVYMAYHDQLTGLLNRYGFERSLLESESSGACHLIMLDIDDFSMLNTIYGSATGDNILIETGHILNSLVSSNGFVSRISSDEFMVCLNSNDLWHDQHFLNSLEERVHHSFEGGSIPQFLHFSVGYTLFDPSAHSFEKAYHEATLALKSAKESGGAAIHAYMNWMYLDLQRINDIQKGLRNGLKENEFRMEYQQKMNNTSGKVTGVEALARWESKLLGNVGPGEFIPVFSKSEAIDLLSEWSINRVFHDLPELKAKYGADIKVSINLSPRVLLKKDFSQWLNNMRKRHKIDRDTVMLEITEDVFLEDLNLVNNLLRSIRDNGFLISLDDFGSGYASLSYLQNMLIDEVKIDKSITDQVLTNDKHLVLLNAIIKIAEAFHIAPVIEGVESENQLKLLQELGDFDVQGYLLHRPERL, encoded by the coding sequence ATGAATGAACCATATGGCGTTTTCGATCCTTCTCAGTTCGCAGATCTCGTTGAACAATCATCGGATTTGATTCAGTGTGCCGATAAAAACGGTGACTTTCTATACGTAAATCAGTCATGGTGCAACACCCTTGGTTATACGAAAAAAGAAGCGCTGACTCTCACTGTTGAAGACGTTTTTCATCCGGATTCTGTCGCGCATTGTAAATCAATTTTTAAACGGGTCCTCGCAGGGCTCTCCGTTGGTGAAGTTGAAGCTGCTTTTATCACGAAAAGCGGAGAACGCCTGGATGTCCAGGGATATATCGACAGTAAGTGGGATGATAGCGGGAATCCTTGTTACACACGTGCAACATTCCGGGATATCACCGATAAAAAACGACTGGAAAAGCAGAATGAAGATTTCAGGCTCCGCCTGGTCGAATCGAATGAACTTCACCAGTTGCTTTCAACCGTGATGACCAATGCGGTTGAACTCGATAACCGGGAATTTGATGACAGGATTACAGATGCTTTGCGGGCATTCGGCAGATTTGTTTCTGTTGATCGTGCTTATATTTTTCACTATGATTTTATCCTTGATATGACATCGAACACCCACGAATGGTGTGAAGAGGGAATTGAACCTCAAATTGATCAACTGCAGAAAATACCGCTTAACGATATACCCGACTGGGTAAACAGGCACCGTGCGGGTGAGGAAGTGATGATCAACAATATTTATTTGCTTCCTGAACATGACCGGGTGCGTCAAATTCTTGAACCTCAGGGTGTGAAAAGTATCCTGACAGTACCCATGATGAGGAAAGGCATCTGTTTTGGTTTCGTCGGATTCGAGTCGGTTTCTGATTATCACCCATTCTCTGAAATAGAAAAGAAAATTTTGTTACAATTGAGTCATTTTTTATTAAATGTCCTTGAACGAAAGCGCATTTCCGATGACTTGTCACACAGTAATCGACAACTTCAAACCATTATGGATTCACAGAGTGAACTCGTCTGTAAGTTTGATCGTGACTGTAATCTTTCTTTTACAAACCGTGCGTTTCAGCAGACACTGCAAGCGAAATCTGAGGAACAAGACCTTTCTCATTTGTCCTCTTATATGGATGAAGAATCATTCGAAACGCTGAAAGAACATATCAATATGCTGGTGGAAACGGGGCAACCAAAGACATTGAGAATTTCCGCATACGGTCATGCTGATACCCTGATTATCGAATGGAATGTCTATGTGACAAGATACCACGACGGAGCCGTATCAGAATTTATCAGTGTCGGCTACGATGTGACGGAGAAAGAAAAGCTCGAAAACCAGCTGGTTTACATGGCATATCACGATCAGCTTACCGGACTGTTAAATCGTTACGGATTTGAAAGAAGTCTTTTAGAGTCTGAAAGTTCAGGTGCCTGCCATCTGATCATGCTCGATATAGATGACTTCAGCATGCTCAATACGATCTACGGTTCTGCAACAGGTGATAATATATTGATCGAAACAGGACACATCTTGAACAGTTTGGTGAGTTCGAATGGTTTCGTAAGCCGTATTTCATCGGATGAGTTCATGGTATGTTTGAATTCGAATGATCTCTGGCACGATCAGCATTTCTTAAATAGTCTTGAAGAGCGAGTACATCATTCATTCGAAGGAGGAAGTATTCCGCAATTCTTGCATTTTTCTGTTGGTTACACACTCTTTGACCCATCTGCCCACTCATTTGAAAAAGCTTACCATGAAGCGACTTTAGCGCTTAAGTCTGCAAAAGAATCCGGGGGAGCTGCCATTCACGCATACATGAATTGGATGTACTTGGATCTTCAAAGGATTAACGATATCCAAAAAGGCTTACGCAATGGACTGAAAGAGAATGAATTTCGGATGGAATATCAGCAAAAAATGAATAATACGTCGGGGAAAGTGACCGGTGTTGAAGCACTTGCGCGGTGGGAGAGTAAATTGCTCGGAAATGTAGGCCCGGGTGAATTTATTCCTGTGTTCAGTAAGAGTGAGGCTATCGATCTGCTTTCTGAATGGTCCATCAATCGTGTATTTCATGATCTGCCTGAACTGAAAGCAAAGTATGGTGCTGATATTAAAGTATCCATCAATCTCTCACCCAGGGTACTTTTAAAAAAGGATTTCAGTCAATGGCTGAATAACATGAGGAAGAGACATAAGATTGACCGGGATACGGTTATGTTGGAAATTACAGAAGATGTCTTCCTTGAGGATCTGAACCTTGTTAATAATTTGCTTCGCTCAATCAGAGATAATGGATTTTTGATCTCTCTTGATGATTTTGGATCCGGATATGCGTCCTTGAGTTATTTGCAAAATATGCTGATAGATGAAGTCAAAATTGACAAATCGATTACCGATCAGGTCTTGACCAATGATAAACATCTGGTTTTACTCAATGCAATTATTAAGATTGCTGAAGCATTTCACATTGCTCCTGTGATCGAGGGTGTGGAATCGGAGAACCAGCTTAAATTATTGCAAGAGTTGGGTGACTTTGATGTTCAGGGTTATCTGCTTCACAGACCGGAACGCTTGTAA
- the megL gene encoding methionine gamma-lyase: protein MDKHLETRIIHSHFDQERHYGSLTQPLYQTSTFVFGNAEEGERRFAGEEEGYMYTRLGNPTVAELEHKMADLEATESAVAFASGMGAVSAVLMHLLNSGDHVIVTRGVYGCTYGFLELFRDKYGLTYDLIHMDDESSLEQVLVPETKVIYVETPINPTMKVVDLEMVTAFAKKHGLKVVVDNTFSSPYLQQPSLSGADFILHSATKYISGHGDVIAGIVCGPKEDMDIIRMSTLKDIGAVLGPFDAWLLLRGIKTLGVRMDRHCENAAFLFDKLKQADGVTSIIYPGDSSFPDHKITQKQMRKPGGMISFEIDGGKKAAQSFLNHLKLCKRAVSLGDAETLIQHPASMTHAVVPEEERLKMGINDSLIRISAGLEHKEDIWADIRQSLLAATTQEG, encoded by the coding sequence ATGGATAAACATTTGGAAACCAGAATCATTCACAGTCATTTTGACCAGGAACGCCACTATGGAAGCCTCACGCAACCATTGTATCAGACGTCGACCTTTGTTTTCGGCAATGCTGAGGAAGGGGAGAGGCGATTTGCGGGAGAAGAAGAGGGTTATATGTACACCCGCCTTGGAAATCCCACGGTTGCAGAGCTTGAACATAAAATGGCAGACCTCGAAGCAACGGAAAGTGCTGTAGCATTCGCATCAGGTATGGGAGCCGTTTCCGCGGTATTGATGCATCTTTTGAATAGTGGGGATCATGTCATTGTAACCCGGGGGGTATATGGTTGTACGTATGGATTTCTTGAATTGTTCAGAGATAAATACGGATTAACGTATGATTTGATCCATATGGACGATGAATCGAGTCTAGAACAAGTTCTCGTTCCTGAAACAAAGGTCATCTATGTTGAAACACCGATTAATCCGACAATGAAAGTTGTAGATTTGGAAATGGTCACAGCCTTTGCAAAAAAACACGGTTTAAAAGTAGTCGTTGATAATACGTTCTCATCACCTTATTTACAGCAGCCATCCCTATCAGGAGCTGATTTTATCCTTCACAGTGCAACTAAGTACATCAGCGGGCACGGTGATGTCATAGCGGGTATTGTGTGTGGTCCAAAAGAAGATATGGATATTATCCGTATGTCCACACTAAAAGATATCGGTGCGGTGCTTGGACCTTTTGATGCCTGGCTTCTTTTAAGAGGTATCAAAACGCTGGGTGTGCGCATGGACCGTCACTGTGAGAATGCAGCATTCCTTTTTGATAAATTAAAGCAGGCTGATGGTGTGACATCAATCATCTATCCGGGAGACAGTTCCTTTCCTGATCATAAAATCACACAAAAACAGATGAGAAAACCTGGCGGTATGATCAGCTTTGAGATAGATGGAGGAAAAAAAGCGGCACAGTCTTTTCTGAATCATCTTAAGCTTTGCAAACGGGCGGTGAGCCTCGGTGATGCAGAAACACTGATTCAGCACCCTGCCTCAATGACTCATGCTGTTGTTCCGGAAGAAGAACGTTTGAAAATGGGGATTAATGATTCGCTGATCCGTATATCAGCCGGGCTCGAACATAAAGAAGATATATGGGCTGACATCAGACAGTCTTTACTGGCTGCAACCACACAAGAGGGTTAG
- a CDS encoding MDR family MFS transporter: MEETQSYNKILIAGLLLAGSFIAVLNQTLMITAIPPIMQEMGITANTAQWLTTVFMLISGIMIPISAFFIEKFTTRHIFLTAMGIFTLGTLVSAVATDFPVLITGRVIQSVGAGVMLPLMQTVFLMIFPVERRGTAMGYIGLVISFAPAIGPTLSGYVTSNFEWRFLFYGILPLSLIMIVIAYFKMVNVTELKNPKVDPKSIILSTLGFGGLLYGFTSAGNNGWTHPITLVVLLLGTVTVILFIRRQLWMAHPMLEFRVFRAKVFTISTVITAIGFTGLIGLETLIPLYMQNMRGFSAVEAGIVLFPGALIAGLMAPITGRVFDRIGARMLAIPGLIIMIISTFAFIFIDTETSMLYLSIMYAIRMFGFSMVMMPTNTAGLNQMPKKLIPHGAAVTNTIRQLSASIGTAMLVTVMTTTQIVAEETTDIVRPDILGAAVSFGLIGLITLLAFVLSFQIHKTYPPSDEEWDDFIKEKHS; this comes from the coding sequence ATGGAAGAAACACAATCATACAATAAAATTTTAATCGCAGGATTATTGTTGGCCGGATCGTTTATTGCCGTTTTGAATCAGACATTAATGATCACAGCAATTCCGCCGATTATGCAGGAAATGGGCATTACAGCTAATACAGCCCAGTGGCTGACCACTGTATTTATGCTGATCAGCGGAATCATGATACCCATTTCAGCATTTTTCATTGAAAAATTCACGACGAGACATATTTTCCTCACTGCAATGGGCATTTTTACGCTAGGTACACTGGTTAGCGCTGTTGCAACGGATTTTCCAGTCCTGATTACAGGGAGGGTTATTCAGTCGGTCGGTGCAGGGGTGATGCTTCCGCTTATGCAGACGGTCTTTTTGATGATATTTCCCGTCGAGCGTCGCGGTACTGCAATGGGGTACATAGGGCTTGTTATTTCATTTGCACCGGCAATTGGACCAACGTTGTCAGGTTATGTAACCTCAAACTTTGAATGGCGTTTTCTGTTTTATGGGATTCTGCCTTTGTCACTGATTATGATCGTTATTGCCTATTTCAAAATGGTCAATGTGACAGAGTTAAAAAATCCGAAGGTGGATCCGAAGTCCATTATCCTGTCGACTTTAGGATTTGGCGGACTGCTGTATGGATTTACGAGTGCCGGCAATAATGGCTGGACACATCCGATCACATTAGTTGTTTTGTTGTTAGGTACCGTTACCGTGATTTTGTTTATCCGCAGACAGCTTTGGATGGCACATCCGATGCTTGAGTTCAGAGTGTTTCGTGCAAAAGTCTTTACCATCAGTACAGTGATCACTGCAATCGGTTTTACCGGGCTGATCGGGCTTGAAACCCTTATTCCGCTTTATATGCAGAATATGAGAGGCTTTTCTGCAGTTGAGGCAGGAATTGTACTGTTTCCCGGAGCACTGATTGCCGGTCTGATGGCACCGATCACAGGAAGAGTCTTTGACCGAATCGGGGCGCGAATGCTTGCCATTCCAGGACTGATTATAATGATCATCTCCACGTTTGCTTTTATTTTTATTGATACGGAAACTTCCATGCTGTATTTGAGTATCATGTACGCAATACGTATGTTTGGCTTCTCAATGGTGATGATGCCGACAAACACGGCTGGTTTGAATCAAATGCCGAAGAAGCTGATTCCTCACGGGGCGGCCGTCACCAATACGATCAGACAATTATCCGCATCGATTGGAACGGCAATGCTGGTTACAGTAATGACAACTACACAGATTGTAGCCGAAGAAACCACTGACATTGTGCGGCCTGATATTTTGGGAGCTGCCGTGTCGTTTGGTTTAATCGGATTAATTACGCTCCTGGCGTTTGTACTGTCCTTTCAGATCCACAAAACATACCCACCATCTGATGAAGAGTGGGATGATTTTATTAAAGAAAAACACAGTTGA